The Streptomyces sp. NBC_00224 genome has a window encoding:
- a CDS encoding nuclear transport factor 2 family protein, which translates to MITPETIVERQLAAYNSHDLEAFAATYAPDVCINRRSGDRLLGRDAVREAYADQFAKGRCRAEIVGRLTEGDWVVDHEIAHGITDDPLRVLVAYRVRDGLIDRVDFLG; encoded by the coding sequence GTGATCACCCCAGAGACCATCGTTGAACGCCAGCTCGCCGCCTACAACAGCCATGACCTGGAAGCCTTCGCGGCGACGTACGCCCCCGACGTCTGCATCAACCGCCGCAGCGGCGACCGCCTGCTCGGGCGCGACGCCGTGCGGGAGGCGTACGCCGACCAGTTCGCCAAGGGTCGCTGCCGGGCTGAGATCGTCGGCCGCCTCACCGAGGGCGACTGGGTGGTGGACCACGAGATCGCCCACGGCATCACGGACGACCCCCTCCGCGTGCTGGTCGCCTACCGGGTCCGCGACGGCCTGATCGACCGCGTCGACTTCCTCGGCTGA
- a CDS encoding transposase, whose product MHGPYPTSSPTAAPLIVARFTKSQCQPCPARTQCTTSCESTRTVGFPPRELRDLQLRVRTEQQTPECKTRYAVRSGVEGTVNEFTHGHGMRHCRYRGHGKAHIQHVLTAIAVNIERLSALPPTEETHPPRRPTAFQNYLDQREIPRPKSWRTLGS is encoded by the coding sequence GTGCACGGCCCCTACCCGACCTCCTCACCCACCGCGGCCCCGCTGATCGTGGCCAGGTTCACCAAGAGCCAGTGCCAGCCCTGCCCGGCCCGCACCCAGTGCACCACCTCCTGCGAAAGCACCCGCACCGTGGGCTTTCCCCCGCGCGAACTCCGCGACCTGCAACTCCGCGTCCGCACCGAGCAACAGACACCCGAGTGTAAGACCCGCTACGCAGTGCGCTCCGGAGTGGAGGGAACCGTCAACGAGTTCACCCACGGACACGGCATGCGCCACTGCCGCTACCGAGGACACGGAAAGGCCCACATCCAGCACGTCCTGACCGCCATCGCCGTCAACATCGAGCGCCTCAGCGCACTGCCACCAACCGAGGAAACACACCCACCCCGCCGGCCCACTGCCTTCCAGAACTACCTCGACCAGCGCGAGATACCTCGGCCGAAGTCCTGGCGAACCCTGGGCAGCTGA
- a CDS encoding MFS transporter, with the protein MSLASPPATAAPEFNPRRWAAFIVTLSAVFMDLVDTTVINVALPSLRRELHASSTQLEWSIAGYVLAFASGMMTAARLGDRFGRLRIFQLGLAAFTVTSALTGLAVNPEMLVAARIAQGACAALMVPQVLAMLRVEFPPAEQSKAAAIFGLNFSIGGVGGPLIGGLLLNADLFDLGWRPIFFVNVPIGIAALIATHYLCRDSRAEHAATTDIPGLAIATTAVLALLYPLVEGRTLGWPWWSFALMAACPALLWVFAWYERGVTRRGHAPLIDPQLLRERAPLGGLLVAVLFFAGTGYTLVITVHLQSGLGYSPLHTALSMVPFAVGVGLFTPFAPKIRQFGRPVAVVGSLLAAGGMGLVLAAFKRYETGLHSWQILPGLLLAGLGVSMTSGVLVTTVLAKTPGRHAGAAAALVNTAIQIGVATGIAVVGTVFFGHLDDNGNPVDAAVAGLVTVVILWVLAAPAALILPPGRLVFGPASVPEPPQQADAGEEPAPAGSERVTGPTSANGH; encoded by the coding sequence ATGTCCTTAGCCTCACCTCCCGCCACCGCCGCACCCGAGTTCAACCCCCGGCGGTGGGCGGCGTTCATCGTCACGCTGTCGGCGGTCTTCATGGATCTCGTGGACACCACCGTGATCAATGTCGCGCTGCCCTCGCTGAGGCGGGAACTGCACGCGTCGAGCACCCAGCTCGAATGGTCCATCGCCGGCTATGTGCTCGCCTTCGCCTCCGGGATGATGACCGCGGCCCGCCTCGGAGACCGGTTCGGCCGGCTGCGCATCTTCCAGCTCGGCCTGGCCGCCTTCACCGTCACCTCCGCCCTCACCGGCCTCGCGGTCAACCCCGAGATGCTGGTGGCCGCCCGGATCGCCCAGGGTGCCTGCGCCGCCCTGATGGTGCCCCAGGTGCTCGCCATGCTGCGCGTCGAGTTCCCGCCCGCCGAGCAGTCCAAGGCGGCGGCCATCTTCGGCCTCAACTTCTCCATCGGCGGTGTCGGCGGCCCGCTGATCGGCGGTCTGCTGCTCAACGCCGACCTCTTCGACCTCGGCTGGCGGCCGATCTTCTTCGTCAACGTCCCCATCGGCATCGCCGCGCTGATCGCCACGCACTATCTGTGCCGCGACTCGCGGGCCGAGCACGCCGCCACCACCGACATCCCCGGCCTGGCCATCGCCACCACCGCCGTCCTGGCCCTGCTCTATCCGCTCGTCGAGGGCCGCACCCTGGGCTGGCCCTGGTGGAGCTTCGCGCTGATGGCAGCCTGCCCGGCGCTGCTGTGGGTGTTCGCGTGGTACGAACGCGGTGTCACTCGCCGCGGCCATGCCCCGCTGATCGACCCCCAACTCCTGCGCGAACGCGCCCCCTTGGGCGGCCTCCTGGTGGCCGTACTGTTCTTCGCCGGTACCGGCTACACCTTGGTGATCACCGTTCACCTCCAGAGCGGCCTGGGCTACTCGCCGCTGCACACCGCGCTGAGCATGGTGCCGTTCGCGGTCGGTGTGGGTCTGTTCACGCCCTTCGCGCCCAAGATCCGGCAGTTCGGCAGGCCGGTCGCGGTGGTCGGCTCGCTGCTCGCGGCGGGCGGCATGGGCCTGGTCCTCGCGGCGTTCAAGCGGTACGAGACGGGCCTGCACTCCTGGCAGATCCTGCCCGGACTGCTGCTCGCCGGCCTCGGCGTCTCGATGACCTCGGGCGTGCTCGTCACGACGGTCCTGGCCAAGACGCCGGGCCGGCACGCGGGAGCCGCCGCCGCACTCGTGAACACGGCCATCCAGATCGGCGTCGCCACCGGCATCGCCGTCGTCGGCACGGTGTTCTTCGGGCACCTCGACGACAACGGCAACCCCGTGGACGCGGCCGTGGCCGGCCTGGTGACCGTGGTGATCCTGTGGGTTCTGGCCGCCCCGGCCGCGCTCATCCTGCCGCCCGGACGCCTGGTCTTCGGCCCCGCGTCCGTGCCCGAACCCCCGCAACAGGCCGACGCGGGGGAGGAGCCGGCGCCCGCCGGGTCCGAGCGCGTGACAGGACCTACCTCCGCCAACGGTCATTGA
- a CDS encoding helix-turn-helix domain-containing protein, whose amino-acid sequence MLRAAWRRSNARIAHETGLHLDTVRVWRGRFARGGLPALADRKRSGCPAHFTPVRVAEDKALACQLPAEAASRRRAGRSPELAAELNARGVTDSVSPSAVRRWLRQDVFKPWQYGSWIFIRDPDFRAKAQRVLDLYARTFEGVPLREDQYVVSIDEKTSI is encoded by the coding sequence GTGCTAAGGGCGGCATGGCGGCGCTCCAACGCGCGTATCGCCCACGAGACGGGCCTGCACCTGGACACGGTTCGTGTCTGGCGCGGCCGGTTCGCCCGCGGCGGGCTGCCGGCCCTGGCCGACCGCAAGCGTTCCGGGTGCCCCGCCCACTTCACCCCCGTGCGGGTCGCCGAGGACAAAGCCCTGGCCTGCCAGCTCCCGGCCGAGGCGGCATCCCGCCGTCGCGCTGGTCGTTCCCCGGAACTGGCTGCAGAGCTGAACGCGCGCGGTGTCACCGATAGCGTCTCGCCGTCCGCTGTGCGCCGCTGGCTGCGCCAGGACGTATTCAAGCCCTGGCAGTACGGGTCCTGGATCTTCATCCGCGACCCGGACTTCCGCGCCAAGGCTCAGCGTGTCCTGGATCTGTACGCCCGTACGTTCGAGGGTGTCCCGCTGCGCGAGGACCAGTACGTCGTCTCCATCGACGAGAAGACCTCCATCTAG
- a CDS encoding MarR family winged helix-turn-helix transcriptional regulator, whose amino-acid sequence MSRDDAIRAMLVLMPRVAQRLKRTTVPEQLRSMNLAPRHLSLLSHLVFDGPALVNELAARLEVAPTTVSLMVADLNRQGVVERKADPSDRRRTIVSLTEDPETREAINSWLARGANAWEKALDPLTPQERAIFVRTMEAYESGASGATE is encoded by the coding sequence ATGAGCAGGGACGACGCGATCCGGGCCATGCTCGTGCTGATGCCGCGTGTCGCGCAGCGGCTGAAGCGCACTACCGTGCCCGAGCAACTGCGCTCGATGAACCTGGCGCCGCGCCACCTTTCCCTGCTCTCCCACCTCGTCTTCGACGGCCCGGCCCTCGTCAACGAACTCGCGGCCCGCCTGGAGGTCGCCCCCACCACGGTGAGCCTCATGGTCGCGGACCTGAACCGCCAGGGCGTCGTCGAGCGCAAGGCCGACCCCTCCGACCGGCGGCGCACGATCGTCTCCCTCACCGAGGACCCGGAGACCCGCGAGGCCATCAACAGCTGGCTCGCGCGCGGCGCCAACGCCTGGGAGAAGGCCCTGGACCCGCTCACCCCGCAGGAGCGGGCCATCTTCGTCCGCACCATGGAGGCGTACGAGAGCGGGGCCTCCGGCGCGACGGAGTGA
- a CDS encoding IPT/TIG domain-containing protein — protein sequence MTTPTPPQVCMTLSALAATAATPRPSGETRDQQTWRVAAGISQQLRAIWLATRASWQLAWLALSPDDANMVYIAKSIGGSNQFAVVARGTTGNITDILEDLDVGTVVPFTASGSPTPVTVSKGAMTAFTQVATMVSIPPPPGDVLGVPVPEGAFAYQGATLAQALASLVQAAPTTPQPTVYVTGHSLGGSIATMLAPYLYTQAQTWTNVPQFALETFAAPTAGLQSFATYVNGLPFSNNHHVNAWDAVPLAWSSLDEVKQDKWYPSPGPAGNIPVHRLFDVLNGLPKGNVYVQPGVQQQLPSDGNYSTYDPALTNSTLADFMGQVAYQHANNTYLGLLQTSLLSPSGPMVTSVSPSCGKSGSTVVIEGSGFAPGSLLDFGPIPCTDLTISPGGNHISATVPDGVGIADVRVTNVLGTSPVVPLGQFAYDGPAPLVVTGVNPTSGRAKTTTVTITGAGFPKGVGVNFKDQASKSVTWVSDTQLTATAPPQIDDNQTVDITVTVGDVTSATSPADEFTYTGL from the coding sequence ATGACCACGCCGACCCCGCCACAGGTCTGCATGACGCTGTCCGCCCTCGCGGCCACCGCGGCGACCCCGCGACCGTCGGGGGAGACCCGGGACCAGCAGACGTGGCGCGTGGCCGCCGGTATCTCCCAGCAGCTGAGGGCCATCTGGCTGGCGACCCGGGCCAGCTGGCAGCTGGCCTGGCTCGCGCTGAGCCCGGACGACGCCAACATGGTGTACATCGCCAAGAGCATCGGCGGCTCCAACCAGTTCGCCGTGGTCGCGCGCGGCACGACCGGCAACATCACCGACATCCTGGAGGACCTCGACGTCGGCACCGTGGTCCCGTTCACCGCGAGCGGTTCGCCGACGCCGGTCACCGTCTCCAAGGGCGCCATGACGGCGTTCACCCAGGTCGCCACCATGGTCTCGATCCCACCGCCGCCGGGGGACGTGCTGGGTGTGCCGGTGCCCGAGGGTGCGTTCGCCTACCAGGGCGCCACACTGGCGCAGGCGCTGGCCAGCCTGGTCCAGGCGGCGCCCACTACCCCGCAGCCGACGGTGTACGTGACCGGTCACAGCTTGGGTGGTTCCATCGCCACCATGCTCGCCCCCTACCTGTACACGCAGGCGCAGACCTGGACCAACGTCCCGCAGTTCGCCCTGGAGACCTTCGCGGCGCCCACCGCGGGGCTGCAGAGCTTCGCGACCTACGTCAACGGACTGCCCTTCAGCAACAACCACCACGTCAACGCCTGGGACGCGGTGCCGCTGGCCTGGAGCAGCCTCGACGAGGTGAAGCAGGACAAGTGGTACCCGTCACCCGGCCCGGCAGGCAACATCCCTGTGCACCGCCTGTTCGACGTACTCAACGGGCTCCCCAAGGGCAACGTCTACGTGCAGCCCGGTGTGCAGCAGCAGTTGCCATCGGACGGGAACTACTCAACGTACGACCCGGCGCTGACCAACAGCACTCTCGCGGACTTCATGGGGCAGGTCGCATACCAGCACGCCAACAACACCTACCTCGGCCTGCTCCAGACCTCGCTGCTCTCTCCTTCCGGGCCGATGGTGACCAGCGTCAGTCCCAGCTGTGGCAAGAGCGGGTCCACGGTCGTCATCGAGGGCAGCGGTTTCGCTCCGGGCAGCCTCCTCGACTTCGGTCCCATCCCGTGCACTGACCTCACCATCAGCCCGGGCGGCAACCACATCAGCGCCACGGTGCCGGACGGCGTCGGCATCGCGGACGTCCGGGTCACCAATGTCCTCGGCACGTCGCCCGTCGTGCCGCTCGGGCAGTTCGCCTATGACGGGCCGGCACCTCTGGTGGTCACCGGCGTCAACCCCACCAGCGGACGGGCGAAGACGACCACGGTCACCATCACCGGCGCGGGCTTCCCCAAGGGCGTCGGCGTGAACTTCAAGGACCAGGCGTCGAAGTCGGTCACCTGGGTCTCGGACACCCAGCTCACCGCCACCGCGCCCCCGCAGATCGACGACAACCAGACGGTGGACATCACCGTGACGGTCGGCGACGTCACCTCCGCCACCAGCCCGGCCGACGAGTTCACCTACACGGGCCTCTGA